Proteins co-encoded in one Sulfuricella sp. genomic window:
- a CDS encoding ATP-binding cassette domain-containing protein has product MLTIQNLIYFQSGTPLLNNANLQIFASQRVGLVGKNGCGKSTLFRLIRGEIRPDGGEISFQQGKTLAFVEQEIDNSGRAALEFVLDGDSELRRLEGVLAKEPHDAAWFEAQHRFEAIEGYAAPSRAAQLLNGLGFSNEQLTRPVTSFSGGWRMRLNLARALMRRADLLLLDEPTNHLDLEAILWLEQYLARYPGSVLLVSHDREFLNACVNRIAHVHDQIIDLYSGSYDDFERTRAERAMQQNQAFAQQQEKIAHLEDFIRRFRAKASKAKQAQSRVKALERLERIAPSHVDHGHFELEIEAPERSPDTLLKLEKASCGYDGKVLLENINLVLRSGARIALLGPNGAGKSTLIKLLVGELQPSAGNREAAPELRIGYFAQHQLEHLDSTATPLEHLIRIAPQATTQDLRNFLGRFGLAGERDDRPVETFSGGEKSRLALALLAWQKPHLLLLDEPTNHLDLDMRDALTLALEEYGGAMVLVSHDRSLIRATADELWLVADGTAALFDGDLEDYRSWVETRRQVDKAPAALVAPEKPRRENAPRKKALLSRQSKLETELHQAQASLAAINEQLADPGLYQNPDPALVQGLNQKREELETRVAQLEEDWLELEMALEEAI; this is encoded by the coding sequence ATGTTAACGATCCAGAACCTGATTTACTTCCAGAGCGGCACCCCGCTGCTCAACAATGCCAACCTGCAGATCTTTGCCAGCCAGCGCGTCGGCCTGGTGGGCAAGAACGGCTGCGGCAAGTCCACCCTTTTCCGTCTGATTCGCGGCGAGATCCGGCCCGATGGCGGCGAGATCTCCTTCCAGCAGGGCAAGACCCTGGCCTTCGTGGAGCAGGAAATCGACAACTCCGGGCGTGCCGCGCTGGAATTCGTGCTCGATGGCGACAGCGAGCTGCGCCGGCTGGAGGGCGTATTGGCCAAAGAGCCGCATGATGCCGCCTGGTTCGAGGCCCAGCATCGCTTCGAGGCCATCGAAGGCTACGCCGCGCCCTCCCGTGCCGCGCAATTGCTCAACGGGCTGGGGTTTTCCAATGAGCAGCTGACCCGCCCGGTGACGAGCTTTTCCGGCGGCTGGCGCATGCGCCTCAACCTGGCCCGCGCCCTGATGCGCCGCGCCGATCTGCTGCTGCTGGACGAGCCCACCAACCACCTCGATCTCGAAGCCATTCTGTGGCTGGAACAGTATCTCGCGCGCTACCCCGGCAGCGTGCTGCTGGTATCCCACGACCGCGAGTTCCTCAATGCCTGCGTCAACCGCATCGCCCATGTGCACGACCAGATCATTGATCTCTATAGCGGCAGTTATGATGACTTCGAGCGCACCCGCGCCGAACGGGCCATGCAGCAGAATCAGGCTTTTGCGCAGCAACAGGAGAAAATTGCGCATCTCGAGGACTTCATCCGCCGCTTTCGCGCCAAGGCGAGCAAGGCCAAGCAGGCGCAAAGCCGCGTCAAGGCGCTGGAGCGGCTGGAACGCATCGCCCCGTCACACGTCGATCACGGTCATTTCGAACTTGAAATCGAAGCGCCGGAACGCAGCCCGGACACGCTGCTCAAGCTGGAAAAAGCCAGTTGCGGCTATGACGGCAAGGTCCTGCTGGAAAACATCAATCTGGTGCTGCGCTCCGGTGCGCGCATCGCCCTCTTGGGCCCCAACGGGGCGGGCAAGTCCACTCTCATCAAGCTGCTGGTGGGCGAGTTGCAGCCTTCGGCGGGCAACCGGGAAGCCGCGCCAGAACTGCGCATCGGCTATTTCGCCCAGCATCAGCTTGAGCACCTCGACAGTACCGCCACGCCACTGGAACACCTGATCAGAATCGCGCCACAGGCCACGACACAGGATTTGCGCAATTTTCTCGGCCGTTTCGGTCTGGCGGGCGAGCGCGATGACCGGCCAGTGGAAACCTTCTCCGGCGGCGAAAAAAGCCGCCTTGCGCTGGCCCTGCTGGCGTGGCAAAAGCCGCACCTGCTGCTGCTGGACGAGCCGACCAACCATCTCGATCTCGACATGCGCGATGCGCTGACCCTGGCGCTGGAAGAGTATGGCGGCGCGATGGTGCTGGTGTCCCACGACCGTAGCCTGATTCGCGCCACAGCGGACGAACTGTGGCTGGTGGCCGATGGCACGGCAGCACTGTTCGACGGCGACCTGGAAGATTACCGTTCATGGGTGGAAACGCGCCGTCAGGTTGATAAAGCCCCAGCGGCACTTGTTGCGCCGGAAAAGCCGCGGCGTGAGAATGCCCCGCGCAAAAAAGCCTTGCTCTCCCGGCAGAGCAAGCTGGAAACCGAATTGCACCAGGCGCAGGCCAGCCTGGCCGCGATCAATGAGCAGCTTGCCGATCCGGGGCTGTACCAGAACCCGGACCCCGCGCTGGTTCAAGGCCTGAATCAAAAGCGGGAGGAGCTGGAAACAAGGGTGGCGCAACTGGAAGAAGACTGGCTGGAACTGGAAATGGCGCTGGAAGAAGCTATTTGA